The following proteins are encoded in a genomic region of Candida albicans SC5314 chromosome 4, complete sequence:
- the ARO9 gene encoding aromatic-amino-acid:2-oxoglutarate transaminase (Aromatic transaminase; Ehrlich fusel oil pathway of aromatic alcohol biosynthesis; Rim101-dependent pH-regulation (alkaline induced); Hap43-induced gene) — MSDPTHLISKRAAGRTSVHFTNAPSDKPPANFKPHEKPLALSYGMPNHGFFPIDSIDVNLVDYPFQKITTPSTTSSTAEEEPPSSSLNGSENGHQTKTPPSSIHTPQSTVHISRHTTDPKLIDLARGLQYAAVEGHAPLLQFARDFIIRTHKPNYDDWNVFITTGASDGLNKAADVFLDDGDVILVEEFTFSPFLRFSDNAGAKAVPVKINFDNDSDGIDLTQFVDLLENWEKHYPNLPKPKALYTIATGQNPTGFTQSLEFRKKIYDLAVKYDFAIIEDDPYGYLTLPKYEKPNIGGSGSGNNELKNDLEIDDYLKNHLTPSYLELDTTGRVLRVETFSKLFAPGLRLGFIVGHKEVIDAVKNYSDVVNRGASGLTQTIVNNVIQENFKGVDGWLEWILKMRLNYSYRKDLLLYSIFESQAYKKGYVDVIDPKAGMFVTFKINLPKDVDVLQKMKLLLWKLISYGILVVPGYNMTVDLEFSKDRSNFFRLCYALANNDEEILESGKRLTDAVYEFFSNGLEF; from the coding sequence ATGTCTGATCCTACTCATTTAATTTCTAAGCGAGCTGCTGGAAGAACTTCGGTACATTTTACAAATGCTCCATCTGATAAGCCTCCGGCAAATTTCAAGCCTCATGAAAAACCGTTGGCATTGTCTTATGGTATGCCGAATCACGGGTTTTTCCCAATTGATTCCATAGATGTCAATTTAGTTGATTACCCATTCCAAAAAATTACCACACCTTCTACTACTTCGTCTACTGCAGAAGAAGAAcctccttcttcttctttgaatGGTTCCGAGAACGGTCATCAAACCAAAACTCCGCCTTCCAGTATACACACACCACAGTCAACTGTTCATATCAGCAGACATACTACTGAtccaaaattaattgatttggcTAGAGGATTACAATATGCTGCTGTTGAAGGTCATGCACCATTATTACAATTTGCAAGAGATTTCATCATTCGTACACATAAACCAAATTATGACGATTGGAATGTTTTCATTACTACTGGTGCCAGTGATGGATTAAATAAAGCTGCTGATGTATTTTTAGATGATGGTGATGTTATCTTAGTTGAGGAATTTACATTTAGTCCATTTTTAAGATTTCTGGATAATGCTGGTGCTAAAGCTGTTCCAgtgaaaatcaattttgataatgattctgatggaattgatttgactcaatttgttgatttattggaGAATTGGGAGAAACATTATCCAAACTTACCTAAACCAAAGGCATTATATACTATTGCCACAGGACAAAATCCAACTGGATTTACTCAATCTTTAGAAtttagaaagaaaatttatGATTTGGCTGTCAAATATGATTTTGCCattattgaagatgatCCTTATGGTTATTTGACATTAccaaaatatgaaaaacCTAATATaggtggtagtggtagtggcaataatgaattgaaaaacgATCTTGAAATTGAcgattatttgaaaaatcatttgACTCCATCTTACCTTGAATTGGACACTACTGGTAGAGTTCTTAGAGTTGAGACCTTTTCCAAATTATTTGCTCCAGGTTTGAGATTAGGATTTATTGTTGGTCATAAAGAAGTCATTGACGCAGTTAAGAATTATAGTGACGTTGTTAATCGAGGTGCTCTGGGTTTAACACAAACTATTGTTAATAATGTTATTCAAGAAAACTTTAAAGGTGTTGATGGATGGCTAGAATggattttaaaaatgagATTGAATTATTCTTACAGAAAAGATTTGttattatattcaatttttgaatcaCAAGCTTATAAAAAAGGTTATGTTGATGTTATTGACCCTAAAGCTGGTATGTTTGTtacttttaaaattaatttgccaaaagatgttgatgttttacaaaaaatgaaattattattatggaaattgatttcttatGGAATTTTGGTTGTTCCAGGATATAATATGACGGTTGATTTAGAGTTTAGTAAAGATAGAAGCAATTTCTTTAGATTATGTTATGCTCTTgctaataatgatgaagaaattctTGAAAGTGGTAAAAGATTGACTGATGCAGTTTATGAATTCTTTAGTAATGGGTTAGAGTTTTAA
- the HOM3 gene encoding aspartate kinase (Putative L-aspartate 4-P-transferase; fungal-specific (no human or murine homolog); regulated by Gcn2 and Gcn4; early-stage flow model biofilm induced) translates to MSQSPTNVPRSYNSVLDLKLASPTNSASGATGGWIVQKFGGTSVGKFPENIVDNIVKVYSQTNRVAVVCSARSSQTKSEGTTSRLLRSADLAENDKDYQPLLNAIEEDHVTNAERIQSEEIKQELIKDTKQEIEHVRELLHACQIIGEISPRSLDSIMAVGEKLSCLFMTALMKDHGLNAVYINLQDVIPLSYDFQKGFDDSFYQFLSQEIGKRVLQCDKEREGEEDVIPVLTGYFGVVPGGLLNGVGRGYTDLCAALAAVALQADELQIWKEVDGIFTADPRKVPNARLLDSVTPEEAAELTYYGSEVIHPFTMEQVIRAKIPIRIKNVENPTGKGTIIYPDNIGRRGEATPPHPPAAFEQLAMSSLLQRKRSATAITAKQDIVVINIHSNKKTLSHGFLAHVFTTLDKYKLVVDLISTSEVHVSMALSIQSDQESQLKHALVDLRKMGTVDVTKKMTIVSLVGKQMVNFIGIAGNMFKVLADEKINIEMISQGANEINISAVINEKDTIRALKSIHAKLLEGGSAIGDSSAVDTRLEALKLS, encoded by the coding sequence atGTCACAATCCCCAACTAACGTTCCAAGATCCTATAATTCAGTTTTAGACCTTAAACTCGCCTCACCGACAAATTCTGCTTCTGGTGCCACTGGTGGTTGGATTGTCCAAAAATTTGGTGGTACTTCAGTAGGTAAATTCCCCGAGAATATCGTTGATAACATTGTCAAAGTATATTCTCAAACCAATCGTGTTGCTGTTGTATGTTCTGCTAGATCTTCACAAACGAAAAGTGAAGGTACCACTAGTAGATTATTACGCAGTGCTGATTTGGCAGAAAACGATAAGGATTATCAACCACTTTTAAATGCCATTGAAGAAGATCATGTTACCAATGCAGAACGTATTCAACTGgaagaaattaaacaagAGTTGATTAAAGATactaaacaagaaattgaacaCGTTAGAGAATTATTACATGCATGTCAAATCATTGGTGAAATTAGTCCTCGTTCATTGGATTCAATTATGGCCGTTGGAGAAAAATTGTCTTGTTTGTTCATGACTGCCTTGATGAAAGACCATGGATTGAATGCtgtatatataaatttacAAGATGTCATTCCTTTAAGTTATGATTTCCAAAAAGGGTTTGATGATtcattttatcaattcttATCCCAAGAAATTGGTAAAAGGGTTTTACAATGTGataaagaaagagaaggagaagaagatgTTATTCCAGTTTTAACTGGTTATTTTGGTGTTGTACCTGGTGGACTATTAAATGGTGTTGGTAGAGGTTATACCGATTTATGTGCTGCTTTAGCTGCTGTTGCCTTACAAGCCGATGAATTACAAATTTGGAAAGAAGTTGATGGTATTTTCACTGCTGATCCTCGTAAAGTCCCTAATGCAAGATTATTAGATAGTGTTACCCCAGAAGAAGCTGCTGAATTGACATATTATGGTTCTGAAGTCATTCACCCATTTACTATGGAACAAGTCATTAGAGCCAAAATTCCTATCAGAATAAAAAATGTGGAAAACCCAACTGGTAAGGGAACAATTATATACCCTGATAATATTGGTAGAAGAGGTGAAGCCACTCCACCTCATCCTCCAGCTGcatttgaacaattggCCATGAGTAGTTTATTACAAAGAAAACGTTCAGCCACTGCCATCACTGCTAAACAAGACATTGTGGTTATAAATATCCAttccaacaaaaaaacattaTCACATGGATTTTTAGCTCATGTTTTCACTACATTGGATAAATATAAACTTGTGGTTGATTTAATCTCAACTTCAGAAGTTCATGTATCAATGGCATTACTGATACAACTGGATCAAGAATCACAATTGAAACATGCATTAGTTGATTTACGTAAAATGGGTACTGTTGATGTTACTAAGAAAATGACCATTGTTTCTTTAGTAGGTAAACAAATGGTGAATTTCATTGGTATTGCTGGTAATATGTTTAAAGTGCTAGctgatgaaaaaatcaatattgaaATGATATCTCAAGGAGctaatgaaatcaatatttctgctgttattaatgaaaaagataCCATTAGAGCATTAAAATCCATTCATgctaaattattagaaggTGGTTCAGCAATTGGCGATTCCCTGGCTGTGGATACACGTTTGGAAGCATTAAAACTACTGTAG
- a CDS encoding uncharacterized protein (Secreted protein; exogenously expressed protein is a substrate for Kex2 processing in vitro; fluconazole-regulated; Spider biofilm induced) gives MKLDFATATLVLAAISSVAAAPAADAQVKVTQLTVRESNLVNSALANLQHYNAKRDLMSQEEIIKRENQIVTDVLTAIKNTNLSPGIIKYLITDPTLSKISVDVIVGAIKNGTINLTTLLKSLNDSGLAVDLIKDLINDCAFYAYIYKAILDKLTSLPNLIGNALGLNANTVSSKMASAKREIMVESAPEPIYARDGQDVLTSLMESLKSSGLANQVVEALVIDDQFYKWGGDLIKELIDEKAITLGQLIDALADSGLIPSLFQAFLNFGTLKSVIVTALAAAFGKCQNATPTSSLKTTPTGTATVSIPTATGTSGPVTCKKKKRRNY, from the coding sequence AAAGTCACTCAATTGACTGTTAGAGAATCAAATCTTGTCAACAGTGCCTTAGCAAACTTACAACACTACAATGCTAAGAGAGATCTTATGTCCCAAgaagaaatcattaaaagagaaaatcaaattgtcACTGATGTCTTGACTGCCATTAAAAACACCAATTTGTCTCCAggtattattaaatatctCATTACTGATCCAACATTGTCCAAAATTTCCGTAGATGTCATTGTTGGTGCTATTAAGAATGGTACCATTAACTTGACTACCTTGttgaaatcattgaatGATTCTGGTTTAGCCGTTGATCTTATTAAGGATTTGATTAACGATTGTGCATTCTACGCTTACATTTATAAAGCCATTTTAGATAAACTTACCAGTTTGCCAAACCTCATTGGTAATGCTTTAGGTCTTAATGCCAACACAGTGTCCAGTAAAATGGCTTCTGCCAAGAGAGAAATTATGGTTGAAAGTGCTCCAGAACCAATTTACGCTAGAGATGGTCAAGATGTTCTTACTTCTTTAATGGAATCATTGAAATCTTCTGGTTTAGCCAATCAAGTTGTCGAAGCTTTGGTTATTGATGATCAATTTTACAAATGGGGTGGTGACTTgattaaagaattgattgatgaaaaagCCATCACTCTTGGTCAACTTATTGATGCCTTGGCTGATTCTGGTTTGATTCCATCCCTTTTCCAAGCTTTCTTAAACTTTGGCACTTTGAAATCTGTCATTGTTACTGCTTTGGCTGCTGCATTTGGTAAATGTCAAAATGCTACTCCAACTTCATCTTTGAAGACTACTCCAACTGGTACTGCTACCGTTTCAATCCCAACAGCTACTGGTACAAGTGGTCCAGTTACCtgtaaaaagaagaagagaagaaaCTACTAA
- the TUB4 gene encoding gamma-tubulin (Putative gamma-tubulin; induced upon adherence to polystyrene; transcript regulated by Nrg1 and Mig1; periodic mRNA expression, peak at cell-cycle S/G2 phase), giving the protein MPGETITLQVGQCGNQVGLQYWQQLATEHGIQSDGSSTPYPKDINDLQLQELNNSGSSPQSYPQQTKPNGKYRNDHPELFFTLSDSNTYTPRSILIDMEPSVIAKSTSALPMFNPRNVHLSNQGNGAANNWINGYKYGTEEEETLLNLIDREVDKCDNLSNFQLFHSVAGGTGSGVGSKMLEVISDRYGHKKLLNTFSIFPSNEDTSDVVVQPYNTILTLKRLIDYSDATFVFHNDSLNRIENILFNNNSNIQHDDNDLFLGANKLIALVSASVSNPLRFPGYMYSSMESIVSNLIPTPDLKFLTSSIAPFSTQKHNYLNEYDMLLELSNDRYKTNRVGGDTSYISMLNYLIGYNLDQREIRKGILKSQQRISFVPWVARSVLVVHGKKSPYLKNTNLEGIQVTNNTSMIDVFTKILKQFDLLIKRKAYLNRYYSSVEEENEVMEMFNESRESVKSIIDEYKACKEITYLDDDDEDDLEDGGGNGNGYNNIDDADMGI; this is encoded by the exons atgCCTGG TGAGACAATTACATTACAAGTGGGTCAATGTGGTAATCAAGTAGGATTACAATACTGGCAACAATTGGCAACAGAGCACGGCATACAATCTGATGGATCATCAACACCCTATCCTAAGGACATCAATGATTTACAACTACAAGAACTTAACAATTCCGGGTCATCACCTCAACTGTATCCACAACAAACCAAACCCAATGGGAAATATCGTAATGATCATCCAGAACTTTTTTTCACTCTTTCAGATTCTAATACATATACCCCAAGATCTATTTTGATAGATATGGAACCATCAGTCATTGCAAAAAGTACATCTGCTTTACCCATGTTTAATCCTCGTAATGTTCATTTGAGTAATCAGGGGAATGGTGCTGCAAATAATTGGATAAATGGATATAAATATGGTAcagaggaagaagaaactttacttaatttaattgatcgAGAAGTCGATAAATgtgataatttatcaaatttccaattattTCATAGTGTTGCCGGGGGCACAGGGTCTGGAGTGGGGTCAAAAATGTTAGAAGTGATAAGTGATAGATATGGTCataagaaattattaaatacattttcaatattccCATCAAATGAAGATACATCAGATGTTGTTGTACAACCTTATAATACTATTTTAACATTGAAACGATTAATTGACTATAGTGATGCAACTTTTGTCTTCCATAATGATTCATTGaatagaattgaaaatatattatttaacaacaatagcaaTATCCAACATGACGATAATGACTTGTTTTTAGGAgcaaataaattgattgccTTAGTTTCTGCATCGGTGTCAAACCCTTTAAGATTTCCTGGGTATATGTATAGTTCAATGGAATCgattgtttcaaatttaatacCGACCCCagatttgaaattcttgACAAGTTCAATAGCTCCGTTCAGTACTCAAAAACACAACTATTTGAACGAATACGATATGTTATTGGAATTGTCGAATGATCGATATAAAACTAATCGTGTTGGCGGTGATACTTCCTACATTAGTATGTTAAATTATCTTATTGGATACAATTTAGATCAACGTGAGATCCGTAAGGGGATATTGAAATCACAACAAAGAATCTCATTTGTGCCCTGGGTAGCTCGATCCGTATTAGTTGTTCATGGGAAAAAATCTCCGTATTTGAAGAATACTAATTTGGAAGGAATTCAAGTAACAAACAATACTTCAATGATAGATGTTTTCACGAAAATTctaaaacaatttgatttattaattaaaagaaaagctTATCTTAATAGATATTATAGTAGTgtggaagaagaaaatgaagtAATGGAGATGTTTAATGAATCTCGTGAAAGTGTCAAATCGATAATAGATGAATACAAAGCTTGTAAAGAGATAACCTAtttagatgatgatgatgaggatGATCTAGaagatggtggtggtaatggtaatggttATAACAATATAGATGATGCAGATATGGGTAtataa
- the GVP36 gene encoding Gvp36p (BAR domain protein; ocalizes to early and late Golgi vesicles; predicted role in adaptation to varying nutrient concentrations, fluid-phase endocytosis, actin cytoskeleton polarization and vacuole biogenesis; rat catheter biofilm repressed), whose protein sequence is MSFNFSNFTKDLKSFGDKISTEFNKEVVPLAQRTSRLVQEKMGNIKQDDISQLPSEYIELANKCNNIEQLYKNVLKITTNYENESYDYPTNVQESFTEFGKNITTRVSNVAKATTTAEAQAALINPNTGEFKAPKTLYHALSRATDASILTSDKSQDPLIKGLDLYSSNLNKIANARLGQDQLIKSKFNKPLLTTLRSLISQSNNIQKKVEDKRIDYDLTRSNLASCTNPQKEPKLRVDMENAEDEFANTVEDAINIMQNVLENAKPLEEFLELIKAQLAYHKLATELLDGMVKDFEELIDEQHKLSGSATSGRESGDFDI, encoded by the coding sequence ATgtcattcaatttctcCAATTTTACAAAAGATTTAAAATCTTTTGGTGATAAAATCTCTACTGAATTCAATAAGGAGGTTGTTCCATTAGCTCAAAGAACTTCAAGATTagttcaagaaaaaatggGGAACATCAAACAAGATGATATCAGTCAATTACCATCTGAATACATAGAATTAGCAAATAAATGTAACaatattgaacaattatACAAGAatgttttgaaaatcactactaattatgaaaatgaaagtTATGATTATCCAACCAATGTTCAAGAAAGTTTTACAGAATTTGGTAAGAACATCACTACTAGAGTTTCCAATGTAGCCAAagctactactactgctgAAGCTCAAGCAGCATTGATCAATCCTAATACTGGTGAATTCAAAGCACCTAAGACTTTATATCATGCATTAAGTAGAGCCACTGATGCATCAATTTTGACTAGTGATAAATCTCAAGATCCATTAATTAAAGGATTAGATTtatattcttcaaatttaaacaaaattgCCAATGCGAGATTAGGTCaagatcaattgattaaatctaaattcaataaaccTTTATTGACAACATTACGTTCATTAATTAgtcaatcaaataatattcaaaaaaaagttgaagataaaagaattgattatgATTTAACTAGAAGTAATTTGGCCAGTTGTACAAATCCTCAAAAGGAACCAAAATTAAGAGTTGATATGGAAAATgctgaagatgaatttgCCAATACTGTGGAAGATGCAATTAATATTATGCAAAATGTTTTAGAAAATGCTAAACCTTTGGAAGAATTCTTGGAATTAATTAAAGCTCAATTGGCTTATCATAAATTGGCTACTGAATTATTGGATGGTATGGTTaaagattttgaagaattaattgatgaacaACATAAATTGAGTGGTAGTGCTACTAGTGGCAGAGAATCCGGTGATTTTGACATTTAA